The Plasmodium sp. gorilla clade G2 genome assembly, chromosome: 3 region AAAGGCAATGAATTTGAAGACTATTTTTTGAAGAGAGAATTATTAATGGGTATATTTGAAAAAGGATATGAAAAACCATCACCCATACAAGAAGAAAGTATACCTGTAGCTTTGGctggaaaaaatattttagcAAGGGCAAAAAACGGTACAGGCAAAACGGCAGCTTTTGCAATACCCTTACTAGAGAAATGTAATACCCACAAAAATTTTATTCAaggtataaaataaaaaaaaaaaaataaaaaataaaaaaaaaaataaaaaaaaaaaaatttaagagtgtattatttatttatatataatatgtgaatataaaaaatatgatgatataaaatattttactatatatatgtatataatccatatatatatatatatatatattttattttaggACTTATTTTGGTACCGACACGTGAACTTGCCCTACAAACCTCAGCCATGATAAAAGAATTAGGAAAACATATGAAAGTGCAATGTATGGTAACGACCGGTGGTACGTCATTAAGAGAAGATATAATGAGATTATATAATGTGGTTCATATTTTATGTGGTACTCCTGGAAGAATATTAGACTTAGCAAATAAGGATGTTGCAAATTTATCAGGTTGTCATATAATGGTTATGGATGAAGcagataaattattatcacctGAATTTCAACCTATAGTAGAAGAACTCATGAAATTTTTACCAAAAGAAAAACAGATACTTATGTATTCTGCTACCTTTCCTGTTACTGTAAAAGAATTTAGAGCTATTTATTTATCGGATGCCCATGAAATAAATTTGATGGATGAATTAACCTTAAAAGGAATTACACAATATTATGCTTTTGTTAAAGAACGACAAAAAGTACATTGTTTAAATACTTTATTTGCTAAACTTCAAATTAATCAAGCAATCATTTTCTGTAATAGTATTACTAGGGTAGAGCTACTAGCCAAAAAAATTACAGAACTAGGATATAGCTCTTTTTACATTCATGCAAGAATGTCACAAACACATCGTAATCGTGTTTTCCATGATTTCAGAAATGGAGCATGCAGGTGTTTAGTTTCCTCAGATCTATTCACAAGAGGTATTGACATACAGTCAGTCAATGTTGTTATCAATTTTGATTTCCCAAAAAATTCAGAAACCTATTTACATCGAATAGGAAGATCAGGAAGATACGGACATCTAGGACTCGCTATTAATCTTATAACTTTTGAAGACCGTTTTAATCTATATAAAATTGAAGTAGAACTAGGAACGGAAATACAGCCAATACCAAATGAAATAGACCCATCCTTATATACCTAATTAGCAACATTCAtaaatacacaaaaaaaaaaaaaatacatatatatatatatatatatatttatatgtatatgtaattatttatttttacgtataaaattgaaaaaaaaaaaaaaaaatttttttttaaatgttattGACATTTATATtggattatataaattaattaaaaaagcataaataatattataatattgcGAAAagtaacatatttttatatatgtatatatttgtacatttttttttttttttttttttttttttttttttttttgttaaaatatttataattgcactaaaattaaacatataaaaacacacacacacaaagaaaaaaaaaaaaaaaaaaaataaataatataaataataataaaatataaatataataataataaatataatggattaattattatttatttatatctccCTTTTACATACAAATATGAAATGAAACGCtcatttaaagaaaaaaaaaaaaagaacaaactCTATACATAATTCACTGGTTTGTTTAAGGAAATATAAGATTAAAATGAGCAATTTATtcgttaaaaaaatatatatatataatatacattatatttatatatatgtcacataagatattttaaaagagcTACTTTTTATTcggtatatataataaatatataatttatatatatttcttttttcttttaaacttataatttcttttcattttttttctattataaatatagaatCTTTTTGATCGGTACTAAAAAAACATagcattttaatattttaacgTACTCTTTatgttgatatatatttctgtATTTATATgagttatatatacattaaatgttggttaaatatttatataaaatgtattatatatatgtaatgattataaatttaaaagattaaaaatataaaatatttctgaacatgtaataaaatatgaaaaaagaaaacctTTGGAAAATAGAACATTTCGAAATAATGGAATATGAAAAAGgagaaaattaaataaatgtgAAGAAATATAActtttgcttttttttttttttgttttcctttttaatctatttttaaatgggtttgtatgaaaaaatatttgttctttattatattttaaattaaaattataaatggtttttaattttctgatcttaattttttcattttaattttgtatCCTTAtgatttattctttttataatctGAATAAATCTACCAAAacaatttacatatatatatatacatatacatttgaccatttttttttttttttttatttattttcactAATTTAAGAAGAATAGagatgaaaaaagaaaaaaaaaaaaaaaaaggaacttataaaaatttaaaccATGTTTTATATGtgaaaaataaacatatataaattattaattttgtaAAATGATGAATATTTGTAACCGTTTCttattaaacaaataaaaataaatataaatatttatataataatacaaatatcttttttttttttttttttttttttgttccttAACCAATAAAcaagtaaatatattataaattagtacatttaaaaatattatatatatataatatatatttttatatataataatgttttaGAACTATCGAAAGTTTATGGGGCGttcttttcttatttatGCGATTTAAGTGCGACGATACAATAGTTTTTTTCcacttttttaaaacataaatatataaaaatattatattatatatataatatatataaaagaagattTTTAGAAATGTCTTTATAttgatttttttcttatcaaaattgtttcttaaaaatatatacatataaaatatatatattttatttttacatatatatattttaatatatattcaatatatatttatatataatataatattattatataattatatataaaatatagtatattttataccaatatatattatatttaatacatatatattatatatatataatatatgaatgcaaaaaatatatatataattatttttaaaattacaaaatgaacatgaattttttttaaactaaattatttttttaatatataccccatattaatataaaaactaGATTagcattatattatatataaaaaaaaaaaaattgctcttttaaaaatctttttttatacatatatattttatatatataatatatatttatatataatattattcaaaaaaattaaaaaataaaaatatattgtttaaaaatacaaaaaagaaattttattagaaaaaaaaaaaatatatattatttatataatttaaaaacatttaattattttatttttttttttttatatgtatatatttattttcttattttaacaaaataaagtttaaaataaaatttttcttttttttttttttttttttttatactaaatttgtaattttattttttttatttatataaaaaagtaaatttttttttttttttattattttaactaTTTAacttacttttttttttaagaagtataataataatatatatataaattatatatatatatcgaattttttctttttatcattttccaatttttttttttttttatttttttttaaaactaaATTAACAATGGAAGTTCCAGGAAAAGTAATTGGTGGTAAAGTTGGAGGAAAAGTCGGTGGAAAAGTACTTGGTCTTGGTAAAGGAGGAAAAGGAAAAACaggtaaaaatataaatataaataaataaataaataaatatatatatatatatatatatatatatatatatatgttgtatatttatttataatatataataacaaaataatggttcataatatattactttaTGATTAAAAGTATTTTATTGCATGAAAACATTAAATAACAAATTTGGAATTATTAGAccataattaatttattatatatatatatatatatatatatatatatatatatatgtatgtatttattttcatccttTTGTCTTTATATTTGTGTTAAAATATTTGTCTGCCgaaatatgtacataaatatattttaatatatatatatatatatatatatatttttttttttttttttttttaccttacAGGTTCAGGTAAAACCAAAAAAGCTCCCTTATCCCGTGCATCAAGAGCTGGATTACAATTTCCAGTAGGTAGAGTTCACAGAATGTTAAAGAGCAGAATATCCTCTGATGGAAGAGTAGGTTCAACAGCAGCAGTTTACGCCGCAGCTATTTTGGAATACTTAACAGCAGAAGTTTTAGAATTGGCAGGAAATGCAACAAAAGATTTAAAAGTTAAGAGAATTACCCCAAGACATTTACAATTAGCCATTAGAGGTAATTTTCTTTTGAAAAAtagctattttttttttttttttcttcatttcttTACCTGAACGAATaagaagaataaaataatcaatataaataaataaataaataaaaaaataaatacatataaatatatatatatatatatatatatttatatttatgacaTATAATATGCTtccaatatttatttatatttatatttttttcccttATAGGTGACGAAGAATTAGATACTCTTATTAAGGCAACCATTGCTGGTGGTGGTGTTATCCCACACATACACAAAGCTTTAATGAATAAAGTTCCACTTCCTCCAACAGCTCAAAagaaaccaaaaaaaaactaaataaataaataaatattgaattgtattataatataatgaaaaaaaatatataaataattattatcattagggtgttatatttatgtaactttccctttttttttttttttttttttttttttttcaatagtGTAAATATCAGCTTacgaagaaaaaaaatttacatatatatatatatatatatatatatatatatatatatatatatgtttatatatttatacataaatatattaaattgtttacatattaaaaatttaacattatattaatatatatatatatatatatatatatatatatatatattatttttaaaaaaaaatgtccttttttttttttattccatGAAGATTTTTTAaggttattatatataacatactatacaataataaaaggaaaaGTGTTTTGTTCTATCATTTTagtatcttttttttttttttttttttttttttttttttttttattctgaTCATTATATGAttgcaaatatatattatatatatatatgtacatatgtgtatacatttatatattattatttttttttttaattatcatTCCAAATTGCTAAAGATTGcattgataaaaaaatatattaaatagtcataaaagaagaaatataacaaaatacaaataaaaggttatatattccttttaatgtaataagaatataaaatattatatattggtTATAGATAAATAACGTACTGAATTCAATAGTATTATTAGTAAAAGgattaaatgaaataatttaatatttttttatttttttgtgaaataaaagggaaaaaaaattatattactGTTGTAtcgaattttttttcttttttgttggaaagtaaaaataataaaaaaaaatgaaaagatatcaaatatattttatatgttatctTTATATAGTTGTAgagtatttattattttattggtTAGATTAttgaaatattaattttgataaattattttattttattatttttttttttttatatttattcaagtgcattatttgtttatatacgTATTAATTGCTTATTAGATAAATAAAtcctattttttattttacctacaaaaaaaataattttaagagTGTTCAcgtgaaataaaaaaaataataaattcatatatattagtagtaaaaataaattgaatttaaatatatctattaattatattccacatatgaaaagaataaggaaattttaaatttattttattttattttatttttttggcactggaaaatttattatacattttagaaattatgaaatatatataatatataatatatataatatatatattataaatataaatataaatactatcatataatataaaagtaagaatcaatataaagaatataaaatatatacatatatatttatttatatatatatgatgattttttttttttcttcttcttttcaaaatatgtaaaaatttaatgtactcttattaaaaatgatgagcaaataaaaatgaaagaagaaagaaaaaaaaaaaaattaaaaggaaaaaatattaaaaaaaaataaaaataaaaagagatATTTTGGTAGTTATAATAATGTTTGTAATATGTTTAGatatttaaagaaatttGTAACAATTGTTTGTTCTATCATCTTATTATGTGAATATGtttgttttataaaatattgtatTGCCATAAATCTTAGgagttataaaaaaagcagtctctatatatttaataacaatatgaataaaagaTTTGCTTTTCCCTCATGTAGAAAAAATTGtgtgaattatataaataaagataatgatttaaaaggatttatgaataaaattaataataagaacTGGTTACgatatgaaaagaaaaagaaagagaACCTAAATATAAAGGTAAATAATACAACAGATGATAAAGAGAGTATGCATACCTTAATGCCAATGCAAATAcctataaaagaaataagtgaatataaaaaggaagaaaaaaataatattaaagaaggaaat contains the following coding sequences:
- a CDS encoding histone H2A variant, putative, which codes for MEVPGKVIGGKVGGKVGGKVLGLGKGGKGKTGSGKTKKAPLSRASRAGLQFPVGRVHRMLKSRISSDGRVGSTAAVYAAAILEYLTAEVLELAGNATKDLKVKRITPRHLQLAIRGDEELDTLIKATIAGGGVIPHIHKALMNKVPLPPTAQKKPKKN
- a CDS encoding ATP-dependent RNA helicase DDX6; amino-acid sequence: MSYKTNCTTSNANTNTLNSSSNYNKIDDNIILDEEWKKKILEPLKDLRYKTEDVTKTKGNEFEDYFLKRELLMGIFEKGYEKPSPIQEESIPVALAGKNILARAKNGTGKTAAFAIPLLEKCNTHKNFIQGLILVPTRELALQTSAMIKELGKHMKVQCMVTTGGTSLREDIMRLYNVVHILCGTPGRILDLANKDVANLSGCHIMVMDEADKLLSPEFQPIVEELMKFLPKEKQILMYSATFPVTVKEFRAIYLSDAHEINLMDELTLKGITQYYAFVKERQKVHCLNTLFAKLQINQAIIFCNSITRVELLAKKITELGYSSFYIHARMSQTHRNRVFHDFRNGACRCLVSSDLFTRGIDIQSVNVVINFDFPKNSETYLHRIGRSGRYGHLGLAINLITFEDRFNLYKIEVELGTEIQPIPNEIDPSLYT